Within Bacteroidales bacterium, the genomic segment CCGGATCATAAGTGAATACCTCCTCCAGAGGGGTTTTAAAAATACGGGCAAAGCGAAAGGCCAGTTCCAGAGAAGGGGAGTAGTTCCCCTTCTCGATGGCCACGATGGTCTGCCTGGATACATGAACCAGGTCTGCCAGTTGTTGCTGGGTCATCTCCCCGGCCTCAAAACGCAGTCGCCGGATGTT encodes:
- a CDS encoding helix-turn-helix transcriptional regulator, which translates into the protein MVKSRIQNNIRRLRFEAGEMTQQQLADLVHVSRQTIVAIEKGNYSPSLELAFRFARIFKTPLEEVFTYDPGKDN